A DNA window from Amycolatopsis sp. DSM 110486 contains the following coding sequences:
- a CDS encoding alpha/beta hydrolase, whose amino-acid sequence MSYAVDPELAPWLPGIPEIDLGDPRKARETERSLSAQCPEPDLAGLTVEDREVPGRHGAPSVPVRVYRPRQASGCLPAVLHMHSGGFVTGGLHTEHAGAAAIAESVGAVVVSVDYRLAPEHPHPAALLDCYAALLWLAETEDLGVDPAWIAVSGQNAGGGLAAAVALLARDCGGPALAFQALGTPELDDRLATESMWTCVDTPVWHRGNAKQSWAAYLGDEAGGPRVSSYAAPARATDLTRLPPAYVTASQFDPFRDEALDYARRLAQANVPVELHLYPGTFHGSTFVAGAAVSRRMTADLVDVLRRASALALPASARLP is encoded by the coding sequence TTGTCCTACGCGGTGGATCCGGAGCTGGCGCCCTGGCTGCCGGGGATCCCGGAGATCGACCTCGGCGATCCCCGGAAGGCTCGTGAGACCGAGCGTTCCCTGTCGGCGCAGTGCCCGGAACCGGATCTGGCCGGGCTGACCGTCGAAGATCGCGAAGTGCCCGGCCGCCACGGCGCGCCGTCGGTGCCGGTCCGCGTGTACCGGCCGCGGCAGGCGAGCGGGTGCCTGCCGGCGGTTCTGCACATGCACTCCGGTGGCTTCGTCACCGGTGGCCTGCACACCGAACACGCCGGTGCGGCGGCGATCGCCGAGTCGGTGGGCGCGGTGGTCGTCTCCGTCGACTACCGGCTCGCGCCCGAGCACCCGCATCCCGCCGCGCTCCTCGACTGCTACGCGGCGCTGCTGTGGCTGGCGGAAACGGAAGACCTCGGGGTGGACCCGGCGTGGATCGCCGTGTCCGGGCAGAACGCCGGCGGCGGGCTCGCGGCAGCCGTCGCGCTGCTGGCCCGCGACTGCGGCGGCCCGGCACTCGCGTTCCAGGCGCTCGGCACCCCGGAGCTTGACGACCGGCTCGCCACCGAGTCGATGTGGACCTGCGTGGACACTCCGGTCTGGCACCGCGGCAACGCCAAGCAGAGCTGGGCCGCCTACCTGGGCGACGAGGCCGGCGGTCCGCGCGTGTCGTCGTACGCCGCACCCGCGCGCGCCACCGACCTGACCCGGCTGCCGCCGGCGTACGTCACGGCGAGCCAGTTCGACCCGTTTCGGGACGAGGCGCTGGACTACGCGCGCCGGCTCGCGCAGGCGAACGTGCCGGTGGAACTGCACTTGTACCCGGGCACGTTCCACGGATCGACGTTCGTCGCCGGCGCCGCGGTGTCCCGCCGAATGACGGCCGATCTGGTCGACGTACTGCGGCGAGCGTCGGCCTTGGCGCTGCCGGCTTCTGCGCGGCTGCCATGA
- a CDS encoding TetR/AcrR family transcriptional regulator: protein MVRRSDTKRRMIGAARQLIREHGYHSMALSDVVERSASPRGSVYYHFPQGKVQMAAEAAEAHTREQVDLINQLAGEASSAEDLVRAYVELAREGMLNSGYGRGCTIAPLVLEVGETSEELGAASRRAFVLMTETLALQLVVLGAEAADARELSHATVAGVEGAMVTSRALRSPEPFNAIRDTVVARARALTAVRD from the coding sequence ATGGTCAGACGGTCAGACACCAAGCGGCGCATGATCGGGGCCGCTCGCCAGCTCATCCGCGAACACGGCTACCACTCCATGGCGCTGTCCGACGTGGTCGAGCGCAGTGCGTCCCCCCGCGGATCGGTCTACTACCACTTTCCCCAAGGCAAGGTTCAGATGGCCGCCGAAGCGGCCGAAGCGCACACCCGCGAGCAGGTCGACCTGATCAACCAGCTCGCCGGCGAGGCTTCGTCGGCCGAGGACTTGGTCCGGGCGTACGTCGAGCTGGCCCGTGAAGGCATGCTGAACAGCGGTTATGGGCGCGGTTGCACCATTGCGCCACTGGTGCTCGAGGTCGGGGAGACCTCGGAAGAACTCGGCGCCGCCAGCCGGCGGGCCTTCGTCCTCATGACCGAGACCCTCGCGCTCCAGCTTGTGGTGCTCGGCGCTGAGGCTGCCGACGCCCGGGAGCTGTCGCACGCGACTGTGGCGGGTGTCGAGGGAGCGATGGTGACCTCGCGCGCACTGCGCAGCCCCGAGCCGTTCAACGCGATCCGCGACACCGTGGTCGCCCGAGCCCGCGCTCTCACCGCAGTCCGCGACTGA
- a CDS encoding SDR family oxidoreductase: MSSILITGASQGIGRAMTLELAKRGHRVIGTARNPDSLADLPTAQRLRLDVTDQSSVDAAIAAAGEIDVVINNAGETMRAPLESVPVAEVARLFDLNTLGALRVVQAALPGMRERGSGHLVFLSSIQGRMVLPIIGPYGMSKWAVEAMAEVLAIEAGHFGVKVSLVQPGVVATNGGAKAKVYRAYDDPYGPLFDELVKTRGDVVTPEEVATVVADTIEQENPPLRVPAGATATKVLAARKTAPEDEVFFPYDINW, from the coding sequence ATGTCTTCGATCCTCATCACCGGCGCTTCGCAGGGAATCGGTCGCGCCATGACGCTGGAGCTCGCAAAGCGGGGTCACCGTGTCATCGGCACGGCCCGCAATCCGGACAGCCTGGCCGACCTGCCGACCGCCCAGCGCCTCCGGCTGGACGTGACCGATCAGTCCAGTGTGGACGCTGCGATCGCCGCTGCGGGCGAGATCGACGTCGTGATCAACAACGCCGGCGAGACCATGCGGGCCCCGCTGGAGAGCGTCCCGGTGGCCGAGGTCGCCCGGCTGTTCGACCTGAACACGCTGGGAGCGCTGCGCGTCGTCCAGGCCGCGCTGCCCGGCATGCGCGAACGTGGCTCCGGCCACCTGGTGTTCCTGTCCAGCATCCAGGGCCGGATGGTGCTGCCGATCATCGGCCCGTACGGGATGAGCAAGTGGGCGGTGGAGGCCATGGCCGAGGTGCTGGCCATCGAGGCCGGCCATTTCGGGGTGAAGGTCAGCTTGGTCCAGCCGGGTGTGGTGGCGACGAACGGCGGCGCGAAGGCCAAGGTCTACCGGGCCTACGACGACCCGTACGGTCCGCTGTTCGACGAGCTGGTCAAGACCCGCGGCGACGTTGTGACGCCTGAGGAAGTGGCCACGGTCGTGGCCGACACGATCGAGCAGGAGAACCCGCCGCTGCGCGTGCCGGCCGGTGCGACCGCGACCAAGGTCCTGGCCGCCCGCAAGACCGCGCCCGAGGACGAGGTCTTCTTCCCCTACGACATCAACTGGTGA
- a CDS encoding patatin-like phospholipase family protein, which produces MNESRQPGSSPRRALVLGGGGPVGASWEAALLLALGAAGFSAADADVVLGTSAGSIVGAWLTMRPEGLAGLPDRMRARAAWHADRAANGRSDREKLTRLMTKRSDAGAPSMLAMARAAVEAEPPLSAGEAEELWKLGAPEGSWPRNLVMAAVNVSTGAAHGWSADDHLPVAVGIACSTAAPGVAPAVDVAGSVWVDGGVRSATNADLIVDADDPLRSGGKVLIVACRPADDIAREKSILTEHGYDVRVLVSDPYYRKSTDLLDSLFVDAATQAGTQQGREAAEDLEKWWNED; this is translated from the coding sequence ATGAACGAAAGTCGACAACCGGGTTCTTCTCCGAGGAGAGCATTGGTACTGGGTGGCGGAGGACCCGTTGGCGCATCGTGGGAGGCAGCCCTGCTTCTTGCCCTCGGCGCGGCAGGATTCTCGGCAGCCGATGCTGATGTCGTCCTGGGGACGTCGGCCGGCTCGATCGTCGGCGCTTGGCTGACGATGCGCCCGGAAGGCCTCGCCGGGCTGCCCGACCGGATGCGCGCACGAGCGGCCTGGCACGCCGACCGCGCGGCGAACGGTCGCAGCGACCGCGAGAAGCTGACGCGCCTCATGACCAAGAGGTCCGATGCCGGCGCACCTTCGATGTTGGCCATGGCCCGGGCCGCGGTCGAAGCGGAGCCGCCGCTTTCCGCCGGCGAGGCCGAAGAACTGTGGAAATTGGGCGCGCCCGAGGGCTCGTGGCCGCGAAACCTGGTGATGGCGGCGGTGAACGTCAGCACCGGCGCGGCACACGGGTGGTCGGCCGACGACCACCTCCCGGTAGCAGTCGGCATCGCGTGCTCCACCGCGGCGCCGGGCGTCGCACCGGCCGTCGACGTGGCCGGTTCCGTCTGGGTCGACGGCGGTGTGCGCTCCGCCACCAACGCCGACCTGATCGTCGATGCGGACGACCCGCTCCGCAGCGGGGGCAAGGTGCTGATCGTGGCGTGCAGGCCGGCGGACGACATCGCGCGCGAGAAGTCCATTCTCACCGAGCACGGCTACGACGTGCGAGTTCTCGTCTCCGATCCCTACTACCGGAAGTCCACTGATCTGCTCGACTCACTCTTCGTCGACGCAGCCACGCAGGCCGGCACACAGCAGGGGCGCGAGGCCGCCGAAGATCTCGAGAAATGGTGGAACGAAGACTAA
- a CDS encoding NmrA family NAD(P)-binding protein — protein sequence MSDDRLFLVTGATGRTGGGAIKLLLERGHRARAMVHREDERSRALAEAGAEVVVADLHDLDGMTTALQGVTGAYFCHPILPGLVESTVIFAQAATEAGVRSVVNMSQIPARREAGSNAARQHWLCERLLDRTDLLTTHIRPTFFAEWLTVSWEMRDGEGYLRLPFGEGRHAPIASADQSRVIAALLVEPEQHDRAIYPLHGPVEMNHHDIAGAMARELGHPVHYEPIGVEEFSASMLERGHDPHLVQHLRSVALDYLNGVFSGTNDVIEKIGGRPPLSVEEFVRAKRADFQTSGPRFVPAA from the coding sequence ATGTCCGACGACAGGCTGTTCCTGGTGACCGGGGCGACCGGCAGGACGGGGGGAGGGGCGATCAAGCTGCTCCTCGAGCGCGGCCATCGCGCCCGCGCGATGGTGCACCGGGAGGACGAGCGCTCTCGTGCGCTGGCGGAGGCCGGTGCCGAGGTGGTCGTGGCCGACCTGCACGACCTCGACGGCATGACGACCGCGTTGCAAGGGGTGACCGGCGCGTACTTCTGTCACCCGATCCTGCCGGGCCTGGTGGAGTCGACGGTGATCTTCGCGCAGGCGGCGACCGAGGCCGGGGTGCGCTCGGTGGTCAACATGTCGCAGATCCCCGCCCGCCGCGAGGCCGGCAGCAACGCCGCCCGCCAGCACTGGCTGTGCGAGCGCCTGCTGGATCGGACCGATCTGCTCACCACGCACATCCGGCCGACGTTCTTCGCCGAGTGGCTCACGGTGTCGTGGGAGATGCGCGACGGCGAGGGTTACCTGCGGCTCCCGTTCGGCGAGGGCCGGCACGCGCCGATCGCCTCGGCCGACCAGTCCCGGGTGATCGCGGCTCTCCTGGTCGAACCCGAGCAGCACGACCGCGCGATCTACCCGTTGCACGGCCCGGTCGAGATGAACCACCACGACATCGCCGGGGCCATGGCCCGCGAGCTCGGCCACCCGGTGCACTACGAGCCCATCGGCGTCGAGGAGTTCTCCGCGTCGATGCTCGAGCGCGGTCACGACCCGCACCTCGTCCAGCACCTGCGCAGCGTCGCGCTCGACTACCTCAACGGCGTGTTCTCCGGGACGAACGACGTCATCGAGAAGATCGGCGGCCGGCCCCCGCTTTCTGTCGAAGAGTTCGTCCGTGCGAAGCGCGCCGACTTCCAGACCAGCGGACCACGCTTCGTCCCCGCCGCCTGA
- a CDS encoding zinc-binding dehydrogenase, with product MHGEAVLAPVHAVVAHPEELSFEQAASTWMQYITAYGGLVEIANTRPGDTVVISAASSSVGLAAIQIARRAGAKAVALTRTGAKRQQLLDAGADVVIATAEEDVVGRIRELTEERGARVIFDPVGGATLATLIEAAAQDGVLVIYGVLDFTPATVNVMDVLLKRLTIRGFGVAELASDSLRLAPAVDYVRKGIVDGDLVPVIDKVFPLEDYADAHRHLERNDQVGKIVVSVDAHTAG from the coding sequence ATGCACGGTGAAGCGGTTCTCGCACCCGTCCACGCCGTCGTGGCCCACCCCGAAGAGCTCTCCTTCGAGCAGGCGGCCTCGACGTGGATGCAGTACATCACCGCCTACGGCGGCCTGGTGGAGATCGCGAACACGCGACCCGGGGACACCGTGGTGATCTCAGCCGCGTCCAGCAGCGTCGGTCTCGCGGCCATTCAGATCGCCCGGCGGGCGGGCGCGAAAGCCGTCGCACTGACCCGTACCGGCGCAAAGCGGCAACAACTGCTGGACGCCGGAGCCGACGTGGTGATCGCCACCGCCGAGGAGGACGTCGTCGGGCGAATTCGAGAGCTGACCGAAGAGCGGGGCGCGAGGGTCATCTTCGACCCGGTCGGCGGCGCCACCCTCGCGACCTTGATCGAGGCCGCCGCCCAGGACGGGGTCCTTGTCATCTACGGCGTGCTCGACTTCACCCCGGCAACCGTGAACGTGATGGACGTGCTGCTCAAGCGGCTCACCATTCGTGGTTTCGGAGTCGCGGAGCTCGCGTCGGACAGCCTGCGCCTGGCCCCCGCGGTGGACTACGTCCGGAAGGGCATCGTCGACGGCGACCTCGTCCCCGTCATCGACAAGGTGTTCCCGCTGGAGGACTACGCCGACGCGCACCGTCACCTGGAGCGCAATGACCAGGTCGGCAAGATCGTTGTCTCCGTCGACGCCCACACGGCCGGCTGA
- a CDS encoding TetR/AcrR family transcriptional regulator: MSQGPGTRQRMIGAAREIIRERGYRAMSLAEVVQRSGAPRGSLYYHFPQGKQQIAAETAGVHAGEQLAEIRRLAGAATSAADLVGGYVDRARDGMIASVYGRGCAIAPLVTEVGEASEELGEACRLGFTEIVEAIAVQFVVFGLGDTAAVGLAHAVIAAVQGAEITSRALRSPEPFDAVRSVLVERALAAGAP, from the coding sequence GTGAGTCAGGGGCCCGGCACCAGGCAGCGGATGATCGGCGCCGCTCGGGAGATCATCCGGGAGCGGGGTTACCGCGCCATGTCGCTCGCCGAGGTGGTGCAGCGCAGTGGCGCGCCGCGGGGTTCGTTGTATTACCACTTTCCCCAGGGCAAGCAGCAGATCGCTGCCGAGACGGCCGGGGTGCACGCGGGCGAGCAGCTTGCGGAGATCCGTCGGCTGGCCGGCGCCGCGACCTCGGCCGCCGACTTGGTCGGCGGGTACGTGGATCGGGCGCGCGACGGCATGATCGCCAGCGTTTACGGGCGTGGTTGCGCCATCGCGCCGCTGGTGACCGAGGTCGGCGAGGCTTCCGAGGAGCTCGGTGAGGCGTGCCGTCTCGGGTTCACCGAGATCGTCGAGGCGATCGCGGTCCAGTTCGTGGTGTTCGGCCTGGGTGACACGGCTGCGGTGGGGCTCGCCCATGCCGTGATCGCGGCGGTCCAGGGTGCGGAGATCACCTCGCGGGCGCTGCGCAGTCCGGAGCCGTTCGACGCCGTGCGGAGTGTGCTCGTCGAGCGGGCCCTCGCCGCAGGCGCGCCCTAG
- a CDS encoding MFS transporter: protein MEVEKHAAPRAAAAAPRERPRAEGPTVALACVATVLAMVMFTLPMSTLVTLANTMGASVMGRTWMLSAASIGLGAGLLVGGALADRLGRRTVFVIGAAVQALFLFAGAGVPSPTLFTIARIGQGLGAAALVATSLGLIAQVTSPGHRRTRATGLWGASLGVGILIGPLLAALLEPAAGWRSPYLLVGLLSAGLIAFFRALPANPAGPAAAGGRIDYVGAAALIAGPSAVLAGLVLGRTGWLQPTVLAFLAAGVLIVAAFVFHERRTEFPLVDIRLFTNWQFVTVTVAAFTAGFGVISLTSYTPTLVEQGLHGSSLAGSVPLVIWSGLSVLVSLVARHLRGRVTPETQLAAGLIIIGAGLATLAPLHDHATLLRLAPGFAIAGIGTGLLNASLGAQAVATVPAHHASMGSGVNNTARYLGSGLGVAVVTSTVDPSSPQALLHSWATPVTICAAISLVVGIAIPIYARVSRRTGTRSAT, encoded by the coding sequence GTGGAGGTCGAGAAGCACGCGGCGCCGCGGGCAGCGGCTGCGGCGCCCCGGGAACGGCCTCGGGCGGAGGGGCCGACCGTCGCGTTGGCGTGCGTTGCCACCGTGTTGGCGATGGTCATGTTCACGTTGCCGATGAGCACGTTGGTGACGCTGGCGAACACCATGGGCGCGAGCGTGATGGGGCGCACGTGGATGCTCAGCGCCGCCAGCATCGGACTCGGCGCGGGCCTGCTCGTCGGCGGTGCGCTGGCCGACCGGCTGGGACGCCGGACCGTCTTCGTCATCGGAGCCGCGGTCCAAGCACTTTTCCTGTTCGCCGGGGCCGGTGTGCCCAGCCCGACCCTGTTCACCATCGCTCGCATCGGTCAGGGACTCGGCGCCGCGGCCCTGGTGGCGACGAGCCTGGGACTGATCGCCCAAGTCACTTCGCCCGGACACCGGCGCACGCGAGCCACCGGCCTCTGGGGAGCAAGCCTCGGTGTCGGCATCCTCATCGGGCCCCTGCTCGCAGCGCTCCTGGAACCGGCGGCCGGCTGGCGCAGCCCTTACCTCCTCGTCGGCCTCCTCAGTGCCGGCTTGATCGCCTTCTTCCGGGCGCTGCCGGCCAACCCCGCCGGCCCCGCCGCGGCCGGCGGGCGAATCGACTATGTCGGTGCGGCGGCCCTGATCGCCGGCCCGAGCGCTGTGCTGGCCGGGCTGGTCCTCGGCCGAACAGGCTGGCTGCAACCGACGGTCCTCGCGTTCCTGGCCGCGGGGGTGCTCATCGTGGCCGCCTTCGTCTTTCACGAACGCCGCACGGAATTCCCCTTGGTGGACATCCGGCTGTTCACCAACTGGCAGTTCGTCACGGTCACCGTCGCCGCGTTCACCGCGGGGTTCGGCGTGATCTCACTGACCTCCTACACTCCGACCCTGGTCGAGCAAGGACTGCACGGCTCCTCGCTGGCCGGCTCCGTTCCGCTGGTGATCTGGTCCGGTCTGAGCGTGCTCGTCTCGCTGGTCGCGCGGCACCTTCGCGGGCGCGTCACGCCGGAAACCCAACTCGCCGCGGGGCTGATCATCATCGGCGCCGGCCTGGCGACCCTCGCACCTCTGCACGACCACGCCACGCTGCTGCGCCTGGCTCCCGGCTTCGCGATCGCCGGGATCGGAACCGGTCTGCTCAACGCCTCGCTCGGCGCCCAAGCGGTCGCCACCGTCCCCGCTCACCACGCGAGCATGGGCAGCGGCGTCAACAACACCGCCCGCTACCTCGGCTCCGGCCTCGGCGTCGCGGTCGTGACCTCGACAGTCGACCCGTCGTCACCACAAGCACTGCTGCACTCATGGGCGACCCCCGTCACCATCTGCGCCGCCATCTCCCTTGTCGTCGGCATCGCGATCCCGATCTACGCACGGGTTTCCCGGAGAACCGGCACACGCTCGGCGACCTGA
- a CDS encoding alpha/beta fold hydrolase — translation MSQLESSMAQVGDLRMHYQCGGDGPPIFLLHGWPQTSHCWHRVAGPLAETHTVIAPDLRGYGRTDKPRGGYDKRTMAADLAQLAEQLGFDRVAVVGHDRGGRVGHRWALDRPDQVERLAVLDIAPTREMWRRMDSVIAKEGYWHWFFHLQPDLPELLAGSNIAAYLGYFYERWTFQRQGLAAEDVDEYVRAFSAPGALRAGFDDCRAAFPDDADLDDADYAAGKRLTQPVLALWGLAGLLGKFPTLDIWRDYADNVTGAGLENCGHFLPEEQPEEVVAHLLKFLG, via the coding sequence ATGAGCCAGTTAGAATCTTCGATGGCCCAGGTTGGCGACCTGCGAATGCACTACCAGTGTGGCGGCGACGGCCCGCCCATTTTCCTCCTGCACGGCTGGCCACAGACGTCGCACTGCTGGCACCGCGTGGCGGGGCCGCTCGCCGAAACCCACACCGTGATCGCGCCTGACCTGCGCGGCTACGGTCGCACCGACAAGCCGCGCGGCGGTTACGACAAGCGCACGATGGCCGCCGACCTCGCGCAGCTGGCCGAGCAGCTCGGCTTCGACCGGGTGGCCGTCGTCGGGCACGACCGCGGCGGCCGGGTCGGGCACCGCTGGGCTTTGGATCGCCCGGACCAGGTCGAGCGCCTGGCCGTGCTCGACATCGCGCCGACGCGGGAAATGTGGCGGCGGATGGATTCCGTCATTGCAAAGGAGGGTTACTGGCACTGGTTCTTCCATTTGCAGCCCGACCTGCCGGAACTGCTGGCGGGCAGCAACATCGCCGCGTACCTCGGCTACTTCTACGAACGCTGGACGTTCCAACGCCAGGGCCTGGCCGCAGAAGACGTCGACGAGTACGTGCGCGCATTCTCCGCCCCGGGCGCCCTGCGCGCCGGTTTCGACGACTGCCGCGCGGCCTTCCCGGACGACGCCGACCTCGACGACGCCGATTACGCGGCGGGCAAGCGCCTCACGCAGCCCGTGCTCGCCCTGTGGGGCTTGGCCGGCCTCCTCGGCAAATTCCCGACGCTCGACATTTGGCGCGACTACGCGGACAACGTCACCGGCGCCGGCCTCGAGAACTGCGGCCACTTCCTGCCGGAGGAACAGCCCGAAGAGGTGGTGGCACACCTGCTCAAGTTCCTCGGTTGA
- a CDS encoding CGNR zinc finger domain-containing protein — translation MTWRGNERYGLAPAPGGLALVQDLLNTRRSPQGTSGDLLSSVRSAQEWASAAIVEWAVAGGGRGRGVRLRAADVEELRAFRDQLVVVAGAGGEPLPAELRVVAGWEAGGRLVLEPAGTGWQVVAGAVLLEVHRAQLLDEWRRVKTCRSPICLAVFYDRSRNNSAVWHDVRACGNAINLRASRARAAARAGVARPRR, via the coding sequence ATGACGTGGCGCGGGAACGAGCGCTACGGTCTTGCGCCGGCGCCGGGCGGGCTCGCCCTCGTCCAGGATCTGCTCAACACCCGTCGCAGCCCGCAGGGGACCTCGGGTGACCTCTTGTCGTCGGTCCGCTCGGCTCAGGAGTGGGCGAGCGCGGCGATCGTGGAGTGGGCGGTCGCCGGCGGTGGCCGCGGCCGTGGTGTTCGGCTCAGGGCCGCCGACGTCGAGGAGCTCCGAGCGTTCCGCGACCAGCTCGTGGTTGTGGCCGGGGCCGGGGGCGAACCGTTGCCGGCCGAGCTGCGTGTCGTCGCCGGGTGGGAAGCCGGCGGCCGGCTGGTGCTCGAGCCTGCGGGCACCGGGTGGCAGGTCGTCGCGGGTGCGGTGCTGCTGGAGGTCCACCGGGCGCAGCTGCTGGACGAGTGGCGGCGGGTGAAGACCTGTCGCAGCCCGATCTGCCTGGCCGTGTTCTACGACCGGTCGCGCAACAACAGCGCGGTCTGGCACGACGTCCGCGCCTGCGGCAACGCCATCAACCTGCGCGCCTCCCGGGCGCGCGCCGCCGCCCGGGCCGGCGTTGCGCGGCCACGCCGGTGA
- a CDS encoding alcohol dehydrogenase catalytic domain-containing protein: MSRAVRFHQIGGPEVLQIEDVPEAKPGAGEVLIDARAWGLNRADSLFRQGLYSVAPVVPAGLGFEVAGLIAAVGDGVGEFHVGQAVSVLPGFNLLRVPDAR, from the coding sequence ATGAGCCGTGCCGTCCGCTTCCACCAGATCGGCGGTCCTGAAGTACTGCAGATCGAAGACGTGCCCGAGGCGAAGCCGGGAGCCGGCGAGGTCCTGATCGACGCCCGCGCTTGGGGGCTCAACCGAGCGGATTCGCTGTTCCGCCAGGGACTTTACAGTGTCGCCCCGGTCGTCCCGGCCGGCCTCGGATTCGAGGTCGCAGGGCTGATCGCGGCCGTCGGCGACGGAGTCGGCGAGTTTCACGTCGGCCAAGCCGTCAGCGTATTGCCCGGCTTCAACCTGCTTCGAGTACCCGATGCACGGTGA
- a CDS encoding SDR family oxidoreductase, translating into MSSVLITGASRGIGHAIAIELAGRGHRVIATARRPEALADLPVDQRLRLDVTDQDSVDAAIRDAGEVDVLMSNAGATVRVPLESVPLDDVERLFQLNTLGALRVAQGVLPAMRARGAGRLVFVSSIQGRMVLPLVGPYGATKWALEALAETLAIETGHFGIKVSIVQPGVVSSGSGEPAKVSLPDGDPYTPLLGALAVLRGEAVTQEAVAVTVADTIEQAEPALRVPAGVPAKQVLEARKSAPEDKPFLMREIDW; encoded by the coding sequence ATGTCGTCCGTCCTCATCACCGGTGCGTCCAGGGGCATCGGCCATGCCATCGCGATCGAGCTGGCCGGTCGCGGCCACCGCGTGATCGCCACCGCGCGTCGTCCGGAGGCGCTCGCAGACCTGCCGGTGGACCAGCGGCTGCGCCTCGACGTCACCGATCAGGACAGCGTCGACGCGGCGATCCGCGACGCCGGTGAAGTCGACGTCCTGATGAGCAATGCCGGCGCGACCGTTCGCGTGCCGCTGGAGAGCGTTCCGCTCGACGACGTGGAGCGGCTCTTCCAGCTCAACACCCTCGGGGCGCTGCGCGTGGCGCAGGGAGTTCTGCCGGCCATGCGAGCGCGGGGAGCGGGGCGGCTCGTGTTCGTCTCGAGCATCCAAGGGCGCATGGTGCTGCCGTTGGTCGGTCCGTACGGTGCGACGAAGTGGGCACTGGAGGCGCTTGCCGAAACCCTGGCGATCGAGACCGGTCACTTCGGGATCAAGGTGAGCATCGTGCAGCCCGGCGTAGTTTCCTCGGGCAGCGGCGAGCCGGCCAAGGTGTCCCTGCCGGACGGTGATCCGTACACGCCGCTGCTGGGGGCGCTGGCCGTTCTCCGCGGTGAGGCCGTCACCCAGGAGGCGGTGGCGGTCACGGTCGCCGACACGATCGAGCAAGCCGAACCCGCGCTTCGCGTGCCGGCCGGCGTGCCGGCCAAGCAGGTCCTTGAAGCGCGCAAGTCGGCGCCGGAGGACAAGCCCTTCCTGATGCGCGAGATCGACTGGTGA
- a CDS encoding MBL fold metallo-hydrolase — protein MTDKTTSAAFGDVEVTRVSEWSDHLFSRPELLPDSGRAEWEAEKGWLEPVFWSAESEDAWLCSQSFLVRSGGRTILVDTGIGNGKPRPGVPPFDHLDTGYLANLAALGVRPEDVDVVVCTHLHPDHIGWNTTLESEEWRPTFPNATHLLPKADFDLLSGMAKSGDAPDPLGYVSAFLDSVAPVVEHAETQLWDGEEHVIDDALRLVAVPGHSAGAAAVTISSGGDHALLAGDLVHHPMQILDPKQRNALDADAEAAAQSRIRMLGWAVEHSAPVFGGHFPGGRGARISAAGGAFRIDSWTTV, from the coding sequence ATGACCGACAAGACCACCTCGGCCGCCTTCGGCGACGTCGAAGTCACCCGCGTCTCCGAGTGGAGCGATCACTTGTTCTCCCGGCCGGAGCTCCTGCCGGACTCCGGGCGCGCGGAGTGGGAGGCGGAGAAGGGCTGGCTCGAGCCGGTCTTCTGGTCGGCAGAGTCCGAGGACGCCTGGCTGTGCTCGCAGAGCTTCCTCGTGCGCAGCGGCGGCCGGACCATTCTGGTCGACACCGGGATCGGCAACGGGAAGCCGCGCCCGGGCGTACCGCCGTTCGACCATCTCGACACCGGCTACCTCGCCAACCTCGCCGCGCTCGGCGTGCGGCCGGAGGACGTGGACGTGGTGGTGTGCACACACCTGCACCCCGACCACATCGGGTGGAACACCACCCTGGAGAGCGAGGAGTGGCGCCCGACCTTCCCCAACGCGACGCACCTGCTGCCGAAAGCCGACTTCGACCTGTTGTCGGGCATGGCGAAGAGCGGGGATGCGCCGGACCCGCTCGGATATGTGTCCGCGTTCCTCGACAGCGTCGCGCCCGTCGTGGAGCACGCCGAAACGCAGTTGTGGGACGGCGAAGAACACGTGATCGACGATGCCCTCCGGCTCGTCGCCGTTCCGGGGCATTCGGCGGGCGCGGCCGCCGTCACGATCTCTTCGGGTGGTGACCACGCGCTGCTCGCCGGCGATCTCGTGCACCATCCCATGCAGATCCTCGACCCGAAGCAGCGCAACGCGCTCGACGCCGATGCCGAGGCTGCCGCGCAATCGCGGATCCGGATGCTCGGCTGGGCGGTGGAGCACTCCGCACCCGTGTTCGGCGGTCATTTCCCCGGTGGCCGGGGCGCGCGGATCAGTGCCGCCGGCGGCGCGTTCCGGATCGACTCCTGGACGACCGTCTGA